A window from Canis lupus familiaris isolate Mischka breed German Shepherd chromosome 18, alternate assembly UU_Cfam_GSD_1.0, whole genome shotgun sequence encodes these proteins:
- the SSRP1 gene encoding FACT complex subunit SSRP1 isoform X1 codes for MAETLEFNDVYQEVKGSMNDGRLRLSRQGIIFKNSKTGKVDNIQAGELTEGIWRRVALGHGLKLLTKNGHVYKYDGFRESEFEKLSDFFKTHYRLELMEKDLCVKGWNWGTVKFGGQLLSFDIGDQPVFEIPLSNVSQCTTGKNEVTLEFHQNDDAEVSLMEVRFYVPPTQEDGVDPVEAFAQNVLSKADVIQATGDAICIFRELQCLTPRGRYDIRIYPTFLHLHGKTFDYKIPYTTVLRLFLLPHKDQRQMFFVISLDPPIKQGQTRYHFLILLFSKDEDISLTLNMNEEEVEKRFEGRLTKNMSGSLYEMVSRVMKALVNRKITVPGNFQGHSGAQCITCSYKASSGLLYPLERGFIYVHKPPVHIRFDEISFVNFARGTTTTRSFDFEIETKQGTQYTFSSIEREEYGKLFDFVNAKKLNIKNRGLKEKKEGMNPSYDEYADSDEDQHDAYLERMKEEGKIREENANDSSDDSGEETDESFNPGEEEEDVAEEFDSNASASSSSNEGDSDRDEKKRKQLKKAKMAKDRKSRKKPVEVKKGKDPNAPKRPMSAYMLWLNASREKIKADHPGISITDLSKKAGEIWKGMSKEKKEEWDRKAEDARREYEKAMKEYEGGRGESSKRDKSKKKKKVKVKMEKKSTPSRGSSSKSSSRQLSESFKSKEFVSSDESSSGENKSKKKRRRSEDSEEEELASTPPSSEDSASGSDE; via the exons ATGGCGGAAACACTGGAGTTCAACGACGTCTATCAGGAGGTGAAAGGCTCCATG AACGATGGTCGGCTAAGGTTGAGCCGCCAGGGTATCATCTTCAAGAACAGTAAGACGGGCAAAGTGGATAACATCCAGGCTGGGGAGCTGACGGAAGGCATCTGGCGCCGAGTCGCCCTGGGCCATGGACTTAAACTGCTTACAAAGAATGGCCACGTCTACAAGTATGACGGCTTCCGAGAATCG GAGTTTGAGAAACTCTCTGATTTCTTCAAAACTCACTATCGCCTTGAGCTGATGGAGAAGGACCTCTGTGTGAAAGGCTGGAACTGGGGAACTGTGAAGTTTGGTG GACAGCTGCTCTCCTTTGACATCGGTGACCAGCCGGTCTTCGAGATACCGCTCAGCAATGTGTCCCAGTGCACCACTGGCAAGAATGAGGTGACGCTGGAATTCCACCAGAATGATGACGCTGAGGTGTCTCTCATGGAAGTGCGCTTCTATGTGCCTCCCACCCAGGAGGATGGCGTGGACCCAGTTGAG GCCTTTGCCCAGAATGTGCTGTCTAAGGCGGATGTGATCCAGGCCACTGGAGACGCCATTTGCATCTTCCGGGAGCTTCAGTGTCTGACTCCCCGAGGCCGTTACGACATTCGGATCTACCCCACCTTTCTGCACTTGCATGGCAAGACCTTTGACTACAAGATCCCCTATACCACGGTGCTGCGTCTCTTTTTGCTGCCCCACAAAGACCAGCGCCAGATGTTCTTTGTG ATCAGCCTAGATCCTCCCATCAAGCAGGGCCAAACCCGTTACCACTTCTTGATACTTCTCTTCTCCAAGGATGAGGACATTTCCTTGACTCTCAACATGAACGA GGAAGAAGTGGAGAAACGCTTTGAGGGGCGGCTCACTAAGAACATGTCGGGATCGCTATACGAGATGGTCAGCCGGGTCATGAAGGCGCTGGTCAACCGCAAGATCACAGTGCCAGGCAACTTCCAAGG GCACTCGGGGGCCCAGTGTATCACCTGCTCCTACAAGGCGAGCTCGGGACTGCTCTACCCCCTGGAGCGGGGCTTCATCTACGTTCACAAGCCACCTGTGCACATCCGCTTCGATGAGATCTCCTTTGTCAACTTTGCCCGTGGTACCACCACCACTCGTTCCTTTGACTTTGAAATCGAGACCAAGCAGGGCACCCAGTATACCTTCAGTAGCATTGAGAG GGAGGAGTATGGGAAGCTGTTTGATTTTGTCAACGCCAaaaaactcaacatcaaaaaccGAGGATTAAAAGAG AAAAAAGAG GGCATGAACCCAAGCTACGATGAATACGCCGACTCTGATGAGGACCAGCACGATGCCTACTTGGAGCGGATGAAGGAGGAGGGCAAGATCCGGGAAGAGAATGCCAACGACAGCAGCGATGACTCAGGAGAAGAAACCG ATGAGTCATTCAATCCAGGTGAAGAGGAGGAAGACGTGGCAGAGGA GTTTGACAGCAACGCCTCAGCCAGCTCCTCTAGTAATGAGGGTGACAGTGACCGTGATGAGAAGAAACGGAAGCAGCTTAAAAAGGCCAAGATGGCCAAGGACCGCAAGAGCCGCAAGAAGCCTGTGGAG GTGAAGAAGGGCAAAGACCCCAATGCCCCCAAGAGGCCGATGTCTGCCTACATGCTATGGCTCAATGCCAGCCGAGAGAAGATCAAGGCCGACCATCCCGGCATCAGCATCACTGATCTTTCCAAGAAGGCAGGCGAGATCTGGAAGGGAATGtccaaagagaagaaggag gaGTGGGATCGCAAAGCTGAGGACGCCAGGAGGGAATATGAAAAAGCCATGAAAGAATATGAAGGGGGCCGGGGTGAGTCTTCCAAGAG GGacaagtcaaagaaaaagaagaaagtaaaggtgaagatggaaaagaaatcaaCGCCCTCGAGGGGCTCATCATCCAAGTCCTCATCAAGGCAGCTAAGTGAGAGCTTCAAGAGCAAAGAGTTTGTGTCCAGTGATGAGAGTTCTTCCGGAGAGAACAAGAGCAAAAAGAAGAGAAGGCGGAGTGAG GACTCTGAAGAAGAGGAGCTGGCCAGCACCCCCCCCAGCTCAGAAGACTCGGCATCAGGATCTGATgagtag
- the SSRP1 gene encoding FACT complex subunit SSRP1 isoform X2, with the protein MAETLEFNDVYQEVKGSMNDGRLRLSRQGIIFKNSKTGKVDNIQAGELTEGIWRRVALGHGLKLLTKNGHVYKYDGFRESEFEKLSDFFKTHYRLELMEKDLCVKGWNWGTVKFGGQLLSFDIGDQPVFEIPLSNVSQCTTGKNEVTLEFHQNDDAEVSLMEVRFYVPPTQEDGVDPVEAFAQNVLSKADVIQATGDAICIFRELQCLTPRGRYDIRIYPTFLHLHGKTFDYKIPYTTVLRLFLLPHKDQRQMFFVISLDPPIKQGQTRYHFLILLFSKDEDISLTLNMNEEEVEKRFEGRLTKNMSGSLYEMVSRVMKALVNRKITVPGNFQGHSGAQCITCSYKASSGLLYPLERGFIYVHKPPVHIRFDEISFVNFARGTTTTRSFDFEIETKQGTQYTFSSIEREEYGKLFDFVNAKKLNIKNRGLKEGMNPSYDEYADSDEDQHDAYLERMKEEGKIREENANDSSDDSGEETDESFNPGEEEEDVAEEFDSNASASSSSNEGDSDRDEKKRKQLKKAKMAKDRKSRKKPVEVKKGKDPNAPKRPMSAYMLWLNASREKIKADHPGISITDLSKKAGEIWKGMSKEKKEEWDRKAEDARREYEKAMKEYEGGRGESSKRDKSKKKKKVKVKMEKKSTPSRGSSSKSSSRQLSESFKSKEFVSSDESSSGENKSKKKRRRSEDSEEEELASTPPSSEDSASGSDE; encoded by the exons ATGGCGGAAACACTGGAGTTCAACGACGTCTATCAGGAGGTGAAAGGCTCCATG AACGATGGTCGGCTAAGGTTGAGCCGCCAGGGTATCATCTTCAAGAACAGTAAGACGGGCAAAGTGGATAACATCCAGGCTGGGGAGCTGACGGAAGGCATCTGGCGCCGAGTCGCCCTGGGCCATGGACTTAAACTGCTTACAAAGAATGGCCACGTCTACAAGTATGACGGCTTCCGAGAATCG GAGTTTGAGAAACTCTCTGATTTCTTCAAAACTCACTATCGCCTTGAGCTGATGGAGAAGGACCTCTGTGTGAAAGGCTGGAACTGGGGAACTGTGAAGTTTGGTG GACAGCTGCTCTCCTTTGACATCGGTGACCAGCCGGTCTTCGAGATACCGCTCAGCAATGTGTCCCAGTGCACCACTGGCAAGAATGAGGTGACGCTGGAATTCCACCAGAATGATGACGCTGAGGTGTCTCTCATGGAAGTGCGCTTCTATGTGCCTCCCACCCAGGAGGATGGCGTGGACCCAGTTGAG GCCTTTGCCCAGAATGTGCTGTCTAAGGCGGATGTGATCCAGGCCACTGGAGACGCCATTTGCATCTTCCGGGAGCTTCAGTGTCTGACTCCCCGAGGCCGTTACGACATTCGGATCTACCCCACCTTTCTGCACTTGCATGGCAAGACCTTTGACTACAAGATCCCCTATACCACGGTGCTGCGTCTCTTTTTGCTGCCCCACAAAGACCAGCGCCAGATGTTCTTTGTG ATCAGCCTAGATCCTCCCATCAAGCAGGGCCAAACCCGTTACCACTTCTTGATACTTCTCTTCTCCAAGGATGAGGACATTTCCTTGACTCTCAACATGAACGA GGAAGAAGTGGAGAAACGCTTTGAGGGGCGGCTCACTAAGAACATGTCGGGATCGCTATACGAGATGGTCAGCCGGGTCATGAAGGCGCTGGTCAACCGCAAGATCACAGTGCCAGGCAACTTCCAAGG GCACTCGGGGGCCCAGTGTATCACCTGCTCCTACAAGGCGAGCTCGGGACTGCTCTACCCCCTGGAGCGGGGCTTCATCTACGTTCACAAGCCACCTGTGCACATCCGCTTCGATGAGATCTCCTTTGTCAACTTTGCCCGTGGTACCACCACCACTCGTTCCTTTGACTTTGAAATCGAGACCAAGCAGGGCACCCAGTATACCTTCAGTAGCATTGAGAG GGAGGAGTATGGGAAGCTGTTTGATTTTGTCAACGCCAaaaaactcaacatcaaaaaccGAGGATTAAAAGAG GGCATGAACCCAAGCTACGATGAATACGCCGACTCTGATGAGGACCAGCACGATGCCTACTTGGAGCGGATGAAGGAGGAGGGCAAGATCCGGGAAGAGAATGCCAACGACAGCAGCGATGACTCAGGAGAAGAAACCG ATGAGTCATTCAATCCAGGTGAAGAGGAGGAAGACGTGGCAGAGGA GTTTGACAGCAACGCCTCAGCCAGCTCCTCTAGTAATGAGGGTGACAGTGACCGTGATGAGAAGAAACGGAAGCAGCTTAAAAAGGCCAAGATGGCCAAGGACCGCAAGAGCCGCAAGAAGCCTGTGGAG GTGAAGAAGGGCAAAGACCCCAATGCCCCCAAGAGGCCGATGTCTGCCTACATGCTATGGCTCAATGCCAGCCGAGAGAAGATCAAGGCCGACCATCCCGGCATCAGCATCACTGATCTTTCCAAGAAGGCAGGCGAGATCTGGAAGGGAATGtccaaagagaagaaggag gaGTGGGATCGCAAAGCTGAGGACGCCAGGAGGGAATATGAAAAAGCCATGAAAGAATATGAAGGGGGCCGGGGTGAGTCTTCCAAGAG GGacaagtcaaagaaaaagaagaaagtaaaggtgaagatggaaaagaaatcaaCGCCCTCGAGGGGCTCATCATCCAAGTCCTCATCAAGGCAGCTAAGTGAGAGCTTCAAGAGCAAAGAGTTTGTGTCCAGTGATGAGAGTTCTTCCGGAGAGAACAAGAGCAAAAAGAAGAGAAGGCGGAGTGAG GACTCTGAAGAAGAGGAGCTGGCCAGCACCCCCCCCAGCTCAGAAGACTCGGCATCAGGATCTGATgagtag